Genomic segment of Streptosporangium sp. NBC_01755:
GTCGATCAAGGCATACAGCTCCGGTGGCCGCTCGCGCTTGAGGACGTCCTGCCGGACGATCCTGACCTCGACGCGCCGTTTCACAGAGGCATCGTCCAGCACCTGGCCGGCCCGAAACACGGCGGCGGCGTAATCGGCGGTCTGAAGCAGGCCGGGGACGAACAAGGCCTCATAGGTGCGGATCTGGGTCGCCTCTGCCTCGAAGCCGGGCAGTGAGCCGCGAAAGACGTCGTTGTACTTGGCCCACCATCCCTTCTCGCGGGACTGGCGGGCGAGGTCGAGGATCGCGTTGCGAACCTGCTCGTCGGTGACGCCATACAGGTCCAGCAGAGCGCGAATGAGCACGACGTCGGGTCGCACCCACTGGTTGAGTTCCCATTTCGTGAGGCGCCCGTTGGACCACCCGAGGCGGGTAGTCACCTCTTCAACGGTTAGCCCTGCATCTTTACGCAAGCGAACGAGCTCGGCGCTGAGGCGTCGCAGTTTGACGGTGGGGCTGCCGGTCATCGCGTGTCCTCCTGTGTGCGCTGAGTGAGCGCATCATACGGCTGGCCTACGGTGGTGCGAATCCGACAATTGTGTCATTGAAACTGTGCCCTTGAAAGTTTTTCCGGGAAGCCGCATGATGAGAACACCCGATCACATGAAGTGAGGCACCCCATGATGCTCCTCACGAACGACCGCGTAACTGAATTACGCACGCTCTACCCCGCCTGGACCATTTTCCAGTCCGGCGCCGGCCGCTGGTGGGCGCTCCGCACCGGCGCCATCAGCCCCGCCCAGCGCGACCTCGGCATCACGGCAAGCTTGGACGCCGACACACTCGAAGACCTCGCGGGGCAGCTCGCGGCCCAGGAGCAGCTCCGGGAGACAGCGTGACGCTACTCTTCCTCCGGCTGCTGCCAGTCCTCGCGGGGGCG
This window contains:
- a CDS encoding helix-turn-helix domain-containing protein → MTGSPTVKLRRLSAELVRLRKDAGLTVEEVTTRLGWSNGRLTKWELNQWVRPDVVLIRALLDLYGVTDEQVRNAILDLARQSREKGWWAKYNDVFRGSLPGFEAEATQIRTYEALFVPGLLQTADYAAAVFRAGQVLDDASVKRRVEVRIVRQDVLKRERPPELYALIDEAALRKMIGGPAVMAEQMRHLIEAAAAPHVTIQILRDSAGAHAVMTGAFTILDFATELDPSVVYLETATDSLHLEKPEELQAYGRIFTRAVAISEPPEESVRYLATMVDQLERGDGTNPN